AAGATGCGCCGGGAGGCCGGGGATGCGCCGGAGGAGGCCGCCGTTTCGGCCTCGCGGCTGCGGTTTCGGCCGATCCTCATGACCTCCTTCGCCTTCATCCTCGGCGTGGTGCCGATGATGGTCGCCACCGGCGCGGGAGCGGCCAGCCGCCATGCCCTCGGCACGGCGGTCTTCGGCGGCATGGTCGCGGCCACCATCCTTGGCGTCTATTTCGTGCCGGCGCTGTACTGCTTCATCCAGCGCGCCGTGGAGCGGCTGCGGCGGTAGGCGGCCGCGCGACACCATTCTTCGGAAAGCAGGATCGGGGAGGGAAGGCGCGCGCGAGGCAAGGGCCTTTATAAAGGGCCCCCGCTCGCGCACGTTTTCTACGCCCCGTCAATGTCGGGGGGAGAGCGGTTCCAGTTCGAACGTCAGGGAGAAGGTGAACACCGAGCCCTGGTCCGGCACGCTGTCCACCCCGAGTTCCCCGCCCATGAGCGCCACCAGCCGTCGGGTGATGGCCAGCCCCAGCCCCGTGCCGCCGAAGCGCCGGGTGTAGGAGCCGTCGGCCTGGGTGAAGGCCTCGAAAATGCGGGAGGTGTCCTCGGGGAGGATGCCGATGCCGGTGTCGCTGACGGAGAAGAGCAGCTCCTGGCGCATGCCGCGCGTGATCGCCTCGGCCGGCCGGCAGGCTTCCACGCACTGCGCCTGGACCACCACGCCGCCGTGGTCGGTGAACTTGATGGCGTTGCCGACGAGATTGGTCAGCACCTGGCGCAGGCGGTCGGCGTCGCCAAGGAGCATGTCCGGCACGTCGGGGGAGATGTCCACGGAGAGTTCGAGCCCCTTTTCCCGGGCCGGCGCGCCCATGGCGGCTTCCACCGAGGCCAGCACGGCGCGCAGGCCGAAGGCCTCGTGGGCCAGCTCCACGCGCTCGGCCTCGATCCTGGAGAAGTCGAGGAGGTCGTTTATCAGCGCCAGTAGCGATGAGGCCGATCCTTCGATATCCTTGAGGAATTCCTTCTGGTCGTCGCTGAGCCCGGTTTGGCCGAGGATCTGGGCCATGCCGAGGATGCCGTTCATGGGCGTGCGGATTTCGTGGCTGATATTGGCCAGAAACGCCGATTTGGCCCGGCTGGCCGCCTCGGCCGCCTCCTTGGCCCGGGCCATGGAGGCCTCGGCCTCACGGCGCTCCAGCACTTCGTGGATGAGTTCCTCGTTCATGCGGTTGAGCGTCTGGGTCCGTTTGCGCACCATGTCTTCCAGGCGTTCGTTGACGCGCTCCAGCTCGAGGCGGGTCTGGACCCGGTCGGTGATGTCCTCGAGGGTGCCGGCGAGCCGGGAGACCCCACCGGAGTCGCCGATCACGGGGAAATAGCGGGCCTGGACCCAGCGCACGCTGCCGTCGTCGCGCACCACGCGGAAATCGGGGAAAATTCCCCGGGCGGGCGGGCCGGAGGCCAGGCGGGTCATGTGGTCGAGCACCTTGTCCCGGTCTTCGGGGTGCACGCTGTCGAGCCAGGATTGCGGGGAGGCGTAGAGGCTGACCGGCGGCCTGCCCCAGAGGGTTTCGTAGGCCGGGCTGACGTAGAAGATGCGCTTTACGTCCGGGGAGGCCAGCCAGAACACCTCGCCGATGGTTTCGGCCAGTTGCCGGAATTTCTTTTCGCTCTCCCGCAAGGCCCGCTCGGCGTTTTTGCGCTCGGTGATGTCGCGCACCACGGCGATGATGCGGTCCTGTCCCCGGACCACGGCATGGCGCAGGTTGACCTCGGTCCAGAAAAGCCGGCCGGTCTTGTCGCGGGCCAGCCATTCGAAGAGCTGGGGCTGGCCGCGGCGGGCCTGGTCGAGCTTGGCCAGGGCCGCCGCGCCGGTGTGGGGAGGAGTGCCGGCGCTCAAGCCGTCGGGCGTTATCCGGCGCAGTTCGTCCACGCCGTAGCCATAAAGGGACACGGCGCGCTCGTTGGCGTCCAGGATTTGGCCCGTGGCCGGGTCCTGGATGAAAATGGCGTCGTTGGCCGCATCCAGGATGTCGCGGTACTCGGCTTCCTTTTCCCGGACGGCCGCTTCGAGCTGGCTCTGCGCGTCCACGTCCCGCCCGCAGGCGAGCACCATGGCCGGCTGTCCGTCCGGGCCGTCGATGAGGCCCAGCCCCCAGCGCAACCGCCGCCAGCCGAGGGCCGTGCGGATGGTCTGATTTTGCGTCAGGTCCTTGGGAGACAACTCGCCGTCGAGAAGGGCGCGATGCAAAATGCGCGCATTGTCGTTGTCCTTGGGCGGCAGGGCCAGATCGAACCAGTCGCTGCCCACGGCCTGTTCGCGGGTTTGGCCGAGCAGCCGCAGGCCGCTTTCGTTGATGGCCGCCAGACGGCCCACGGCGTCGATGACGACAACGATATCGCCGGCCGCTTCCCACAGGGCGGCGAGCATGGACCCGGCGTCGCAAGGGAGAGGGGAGGCGCGTGGGGCGGGCTGGTCGGGCATGATGGTCGCGGGTGTTGGAGGTTTCGCCGTCTGGTTTAAGGTATGGTCCTTTTCCCCTGCCCAGGCAAGGGGGCCGGATTCCGATTGCCGGGCGGAACCTCCGGCGTTAAGAGGCAATCAAGGACGCGAAGCGTCCAAGGAGTGCCCGTATGGATCGCAGAACCTTTCTCTTGGCGGCGGGCGTCATGGCCGCGAGTTGCGGCACGCCCGGCCTGGGTCTGGCCGCGAGCGGCGTCGCGCTTCCCCCGCCGGCCATCCCCGGGGGCAAGACCCTGGAGGAGGCGCTCCAAAAACGGCAGAGCCGGCGGCAGTTCGATGCCCGGCCCTTGCCCGAGGCGGTGCTGTCCGGCCTTTTGTGGGCGGCGAACGGCGTCAACCGCCCGGAAATCGGCAAGCACACCGCGCCCACTGCCATGAACCGCCAGGAAATCGCCGTCTACGTGGCCAAGGCGGACGGGCTTTTTCTCTACGAGCCCAAGGACCATGCCTTAAGCCGCGTCAAGGACGCCGACCTGCGCGCCGCCACCGGCAAGCAGGCCTTTGCCGCCACGGCCCCGGTCGACCTCGTCTATGTGGCCGACATGGCCAAGGTGGCGGGCTCCACGCCGGAGGAAAAGCTCTTTTACGCCGGCACGGACACGGGCTTTGTCAGCCAGAACGTCTACCTCTACTGCGCGGCCATGGACCTGGCCACGGTGGTGCGGGCCAGCATCGACACGGCGGCCCTGGCCTCGGCCATGGGGCTGCCGGCGACCAGTCGCATCACCCTGGCCCAGACCGTGGGGTATCCCAATGTCTGAATCACGCTTTATGTATAAATGGTGTCCGTGTATGCCGGATCAGCGTAAGATAGCAGCGGTTGTCCGTATTCCGGCAACGCAATAATCGCAGCATGCTTGTGCCGAAATTCACAAGTATGCTGCTGACCCGGGCCTCAAGCAACACCCCTCACGTGATAAATCAGGCAAGGCCGCTTTGTTGTTGACAGTGCCTTGCCCAAATCGCTACCTCCCCTAGCATCGCAAAGCCGTTACGGTCGCCCGATGGCGCGGCGCCGCCGGCGCAAGTCCGGACGCCCGGGCGTTTTTCCTTGCATTACCATACTAAAGGAGTCGTCATGGAAGAACTTTCGTATCAGGAAATGCAGCACGTGCTTATGGACGAGCTGCGGCTCATGCACTATCCCATCGCCGTCAAATATTTTTTCGATCAAGCCGAGCTTGACGACTTCAAGGAGCGCGTCTCCTACTACCTGCCGGCCAAGGCGCTGACCTTCTGCCAGGCCGAGATCGGCGCGCGCATGGAAGGCATCACCGTGCTCATGGGCAAGGAACAGCTGGGCTGCTCCAACGCCAAATGCGTGTTCGGCTGGAAGGACATCGACGCGGCTGAATTCAAAAGCCATATCAAGTACTGCGAGAGCCTGGAACAGGCCGAACGTTTCGTGCGCAGCAAGCCGCGCATGAAGGAAGGACTGCTCGCCGCCGCTGTCTCGCCCCTGGCCGACGCCGCCTTTCCGCCCGATGTGGTGCATTTCTACTGCGACAACATGCAGGCCTACCACCTCGTGGTGGACTGGATGGCCGTCATGGACAAGCATCCCCTGCGCCCCAACATGACCATGAACTCGGCCGCCTGCGCCGGCAACGTCTACGTCTACAACTCCGGCGAGGCCAACGTGTTTTTGGCCTGCAGCGGCAGCTACAACGCCGGCAAGACCGAGCGCGGCGAGATCAACGTGGCCATTCCCGGCAAGGATATCGGCCGCGTGGTGGCCCGGCTCAAGGCCCGCAAGGAGCGCGAGGGCGGCGCGGCCATCACCCGCATCGGCCACCCGTTCCCGGGCGCGGACATCTGCAAGAACTGCCCGCTCATCGTCTTCAAGAAGGCCAAGGACCCGGCCGCGGCTACGGACTGAGGATGCGGGAAGAACCGGGGGAAACCTTTCTGTAGAAAGGTTTCCCCCGGGCCCCCTTCCAAAGACTTTTAACGGTTACAGGATGTTATGTGTACGCCCTGTAACCGTTAGGAAGTTTAGGAAGGGGAGAGCGCGAGAGGGGAGAACCCTTTTTAAAGGGTTTCCCCTCTCGCATTCTTTTTTTCTCTCTCTTTAAATACGCGTGCGCAGGATGGCGCCGAGGCCCGTTTCGAGGATGGGGCCGGTGGTGATGGCGTGGGGCGTGTTGTCCGGCACGTTGGAGCCCATGGACGGGGAGAGGCGTTCGATGGCGGCGTGGGCGTTCGCCAGCCCCGCCACCATGTCGGCGGTGGAGCTGCCGTCGTAGTGGGTCAGGTAGGCGGCGCGTTCCCACATGCGCTCCGATATGGACATGGTCTTCTCCCGGATGATCTTGATCGATACATAACGCCTTCTTTCCTTCCGGGCAAGGGATTGTCGACATATCGGCGATGTGGGCAACAAACGTAACCAGGATGTGCAACAAACGGAACGTCCGGCGGTCCGTTGCGGCGGAGTGTTGGAGTGATTTAAAGATAATGCTGTAAAGACAGTATGTTGTAATTGGTGTCGCGAGGCGGCTCGGTTGGCATGGTTCTGGCTTGGGAAAAGGAAACGCATTGAAGGAGGCACGCCATGAAGCGTCTTCTGAGCACCCTTATCCTGACTTGTTCCCTGGTCGCCATGGCTGGTGTCGCCCAGGCCCTGACCGTGGCCGGTCCGGGGTTTGCCGTAAGCGTTCCCCTCTATGTCGGCGTCGCCCCGGCCCCGGTTTATGTGGCGCCGCCCCCGCCCGTGTATGTGGCTCCGGCCTATGTGCCGCCGCCCCCGCCGGTCTACGTGGCCCCGGCCTATGTGCCGCCGCCGGTATGGGTCGCGCCGCGTCCGTATCGGGCTCGGCCGCGTCCGGTGGCCGTGCTGCCGCCGGTCGGCCCCCGGCCCATCGGCCCCGGGCCTGTCGGTCCGCACCCCCACTTCGGTCCGCGCCCCCGCTAACGTGGCGCGGCGGCTGTAAAAGAAACGCGCGGTCGGATTGCGGCCGCGCGTTTTCCTATTAGATGCCCTCGGCCCGGGCCAGGGCGTCCCGGGCTTCTCCGTCGCGTCCCTGGGCGGTGAGGGCGCGGGCCAGCGCCTGCCAGAATTCCGTCCGTTCGGGCCGCAGGGCCACGGCCTGCCGGGCCATGGCCTCGGCGATGGCCGGGTCCTGGCCTTCCTTGAGGTAGAGCTTGGCCATCAGGTGCAGGGACACCGCGTCCTTGGGGTCGTGGAGCAGGGCCTGGTGCAGGTGTTCCCGGGCTTCCTCGTTGCGGCCTCGCTTGAAAGCCAGCCGGGCCAGGTGGCGCAGGGTCAGGGGCGCGCCGCCCGGGGCGGCCATGGCCCGCTTGTAATATTTGAGCGCCGTGGTGAAGCGCTTGTCCTCCTCGGACATGCGCCCGAGCCGCAGCAAGCTGTAGATGTGGCCGGGATTGGCCCGCAGGCATTTCTGGAAGGCCTTGCGCGCGGCGGCGTTTTCGCCCAGCCGGCGGCAGACGCAGCCGAGGTTGTACAGGGCCATGGTGTTTTTGGCGTCGCGGCCGATGACCCGGTCGAATTCGGCCCGGGCCGTATCCAGCCGGCCGAGCCGGGCCAGGCAGATGCCGAGCGAGTTGCGGGCCAGCGTATTACCCTCGTCGGCCAAAAGCGCCTGCTTGTATTCCTCCATGGCCGCGTAGATGTCGCCCATGGCGAAATGGCGGTCGCCGCTGACGGTCAGCGACAAAGTGTCGAAGACGGCCGTCTTGGGGCCGCGCGGCAAAAGCAGGGCGTGGTCCAGGGCCTTGCGGCAATTTTCCGGCACATCGGCCCGGGTGTGGTTGAGAAACGGATACCCGGCCACGCCCACGGCCGCGGTGCCGCCGAGGCGTTCGCCAAGCCCGGCCAGCACGGCTTCGGCGGCCTCGGCCAGTCCGGCCGGCTCACGGTCGGGGAGGTAGAAGACGAGCTTGGACGAGCTGAACCGGCCGCCCACGGCCGCCTGGCCGAAATGGGCCCGGCACACGGCCGCCGCTTCGGCCACGTCCGCCTCGGCCGGCCGTCCGGCGCGCGGTTCGGACGCCGGATCGGGCAACAGCACCAGGGCCATGGAAAAGGTCTGGCGCTTTTCGCGGTCGGCGGCGGTCTGGCGCAGGAAATCGGCGTGGGAGAAAAGGCCGGTGGCCGGATCCTTTTTCGGCGGACCGTCCGGCGCGGCGGCATGGCCGGCCTCGTCGGAGTCGGCCGCGAGCAGGAGCCGGTCCCCGGGCTCGATGGCCCAGCCCGGATCGTTGCATTGGAGCGTTTCGGCGAAAGCCAGGTCCTCGCCCACCTCCAACAGGGCGATTTCGCCCTTGATCATGGTGGGGGAGCGGCCCGAGACCCGCTCGCCGTCGGACTTGCGGATGTCGTGGGCCCCTTCGTGGCGCGGCGACCAGACCAGGAAGCGTTGTCCGGCCTCGGCGTCCACGAAGCGGCCGAGGCTTACGGCATAGCGCGACAGGGGCAGCGCCTCGAGCACCACGCCGCCCTCGGCCAGGATGCGGTGAAAGGCCATGGCCTGGTTGCGGCCGAGGTCCTTGGCCACGGCCAGGGCTTTTTTGGCCTTGCGCAAGAGCACCCGGGCCTGTTCGGCCGGCGGGGCCACGAACTGGCCGCCGCGCATGTCCTGGGGATAGGCCACGCAGCCGGCGCTGGCCGTCAGGGCGTGGCTTTCCCCGGTGGCCGGGGTCTCGAAGGTCAGCCGCGAGACCTCCCGCACGATGCCCTCGGCCGCCTCCCGGCAGCGCGAGGCCGTGGCCCCGGGCAGAAAAAGCCCGAAAAGGTCGTCGTGGAGCCGGGCGGCCAGCCCGCCTTCGGGGCACAGGCGGCGCAGCAGCGCGCCGGCTTCGGCCAGATTGCCCTCGGCCGCGACAAAGCCGTGCCGGGCGGCCAGCCGGCTGAAATGGTCCACATCGAGGACCACGAGCCCGAATCCGCCCCGAAGCCCGGTGAGCCCCGGATCGACCAGACTGGCCGAGCCCGGCAGGATGCGGTCCTGGACCAGCTCGATCTCCCGGGTGAGGACCGAGGTCAGGGCGTCGGCGTTGGCAAGGCCGGTGAGCGCGTCGCTTGTGGCGGCATGGCGCAGCCGGATTTCCTCCAGGGCCATGGCCGCGATGCGGGGCAAAAGCGCCAGCATGGTACGCGGCGCGCCAAGGCTCGCCCCTCGGGCCACGAACACACCGAGCAGCCTGTCCGAGGCGGCCAGGGGAACGAGCACCTTGCGTTCCGCCGGCAGATGCACGGCCTGGTCGTGGCCCGGACCGAAGCCGGCGATAAGCCCGTCATCGTCGCGGGGGAAAAAAAGGCTGTGGGTTTTGAAGGAAAGGAACCGGGAAAAAACATCCCGGAGAAACTGTTCGTTTGCGATGAGGTCACGCTGTGTGACGGATGCCGCCGGCATTGCCGCTCCCTTGCTGACTGTCTGGATGGGGCTTTTCTCTACCGTTGACGCGGCGGGAAAACAAGCGCGGTCCAGGCGGCATGGCGCGGCCTCTTGACGGGGGGCGTCCGGAAACGGCACTGCTTGCCGCAGGCGGCGTCCGGCGCGGGCGGCCGGGTCGCCGTTTTCGACCACGGGCCGGCAGTCGCGGCAAATCGCACGGGAGGGTCATGCGGCATGGACATCAAGACGTTTCCGATAGGTCCCCTGGAGACCAACTGTTACATCGCGGTCGCGGGCAGCGCGGCCATTGCCGTGGATGTCGGCGGCAAGCCCACGGCGGTGGCGCAATTTCTTGAGGAAAAAGGGCTTGCCCTTGAGGCGGTGCTGCTCACCCACCTGCACTGCGACCATTTGTACGGCGTGGGCGAGCTGGCCGGGGCGTTCGGCGCGCCGGTTTTCGCCGGGGCCGCCGACGCGTCGCTTCTGGAAATCGAAATCGGCCGGGGCGGATTCATGGGCCTGCCCCAGGTGCCCGAGTTCTCCTACGAGCCCATCGCTCCGGGCGAGCGCACGTTTCTCGGCCAACCCTGCCGGGTGCTGGCCACCCCCGGGCACTCCCCGGGCAGCCTGTCCTATTATTTTCCCGAGGCCGGCACGGTTTTCGTCGGGGACCTGCTTTTTTACCGCTCCATCGGCCGCACGGATTTCGCCGGCGGCGACTATGACCAGCTCATGGCCTCGGTGCGCGAAAAGATCTTCGTCCTGCCCGAGGCCACGTTGGTCTATCCCGGCCATGGTCCGGCCACGAGCGTCGGCGACGAGATGCGGCACAACCCGTTTTTTTCGGAGTACGCCCGGTGACGCCCGGTCCCGCGGCCACGGTGTTTTTGTGCGGTCCGAGACCCGGCGGCAATGCCGACGCGGCCGGGCTGGCCTTTGCCCGGGGGCTTCGGGAGAAAGGCATCGCGGCCCAGGTCGTGGCCTTGCGCGACGAACGTATCGCCCCGTGCCGGGGCTGCGGCGCCTGCCTCGCTGCCGGCCACCGCTGTCCTCTGGATACGGAAGGCGACGCGGCCGAGGCGCTTTTCGCCCATGTCCGCGAATCCCCTCTTCTGGCTTTTGCCTCGCCCATCTACTTTTACCACGTGCCGGCGCTTTTCAAGGCGTTCATCGACCGGGCCCAGCGCCACTGGGCCGTGCGCTCCGCTGGCGAGGCCGGCGAGGCCGAGCCGTCCGTCCTGCCGGACGTCCGTGTCCTGCTGGTCGCCGGCCGGCCCCGGGGCGAAAAGCTCTTTGCCGGGACGCTGCTCAGCCTCAAGTACTTTCTCTGGCCCTTTTACCGCGCCCTGGCCGAGCCGTGCCTGTTTCGGGGCTATGACGCGCCGGGCGATCTGGCCGGCGACGTCGCCGCCGTGAAACAGGCGGCCGGGTACGGCCGGGATGCCGCCCATGGGGCTTTTTAGGGCCGGGCTGCCGCGTCTGGCCGGGTGGCTCGCCCGGGCCATGCTTTTTGCCTGCGACCGGTGCCAGGCCTGTTCGGGCCTGCTGCCGGTCCGGGACGGACCGCATCCGGTATGCCCGTTGTGCGCCGCGCGTCTGACCCCGCGCCTGGGCGGCTATTGCCCCCGGTGCGGCGAGCTTGCCGCCGATCCCGCCGCGCCGCCGCAGCTCTGCCCCGAGTGTCTGCGCCAGGGCCGCTCATGGGACGGCTTCGCCTTTCACGGTCCCTACGAGGGGCTGTTGCGGGACATGGTGCTGGGGTTCAAATTCCACGGCCGGCTGGGCCAGGGCCGGGTCTTGGCGGAACTGACCGCCGACGCCTACGCGCGCGCCGCCGCCCGCACCGGTCCCGGTGCCATGGACCCGGCCGGGCCGGATGTCATCGTGCCCGTGCCCCTTTATCCCAGACGCCTTGCCTGGCGGGGATTCAACCAGAGCCTGGAACTGGCCCGGGAGCTCTCCCGCCGGCTGGCCCGGCCCGTCGCCGTAAACGCCCTGGCCCGCATCCGCGACACCACCCCCCAAAGCCAGCTGCCCGGCTCAAAGCGACTGCGCAACATCCAGGGCGCTTTCGCCGCCGCGCCGGAGATCGTCTCCGGCCGGGCCGCGCTGCTCGTCGACGACGTCATGACCACCGGGGCCACCGTGGAAACCGCCGCGCGCGCCTTGCGCCTGGCCGGGGCGGAGCGCGTGGATGTGGTGGTGGTTGCCCGCTAGGTCCGGCAAGGACTGGAAAAAACCCCCGCGCCCTGTATACTGGGGGCAGTCAACGACAAGGAGCACCCATGCCCCGAAAGCCCTTCCCCGGCGCGGACGATCCGCTTTGGTTCAAGGACGCCGTCATTTACGAAGTCCACATCAAGGCCTTCATGGACGGCAACGGCGACGGCGTCGGCGATTTCCCGGGCCTGACCAGCCGGCTGGACTACCTGGCCAGCCTCGGCGTCAACACCCTGTGGCTTCTGCCCTTTTATCCGTCGCCGCTGCGGGACGACGGCTACGATATCGCGGACTATTACGGCATCCACCCCGACTATGGCACGCTCAAGGATTTCAAGGAATTCCTGCGCCAGGCCCATGCCCGGGGGCTTCGGGTCATCACCGAACTCGTGGTCAACCACACCTCCAAGGACCATCCCTGGTTCCAGCGCTCAAGGGCGGCCAGCCCCGGATCGGTCTGGCGCGACTACTACGTCTGGAACGACACCCCGGACAAGTATCGGCAGGCCCGCATCATCTTCAAGGATTTCGAATATTCCAACTGGACCTACGACCACGAGGCCGGGGCCTACTACTGGCACCGCTTCTATTCGCACCAGCCCGACCTCAACTACGACAACCCGCGCGTGCGCAAGGAAATCACCCGGGTCATGGATTTCTGGCTGGGCCTTGGCGTGGACGGGCTGCGCCTGGACGCCGTGCCCTATCTGTACGAGCGCCGGGACACCAACTGCGAAAACCTGCCCGAGACCCACGCGTTTCTGAAAAAACTGCGGGCCCATGTGGACGGGCGGTTCAAGAACCGCATGTTCCTGGCCGAGGCCAACCAATGGCCCGAGGACGCGGTGGCGTATTTCGGGGACGGCGACGAGTGCCACATGGCCTACCACTTCCCGATCATGCCCCGCATCTTCATGGCGCTCATGATGGAGGACCGCTTTCCCGTCCTCGACATCATGGAGCAGACGCCGGCCATTCCGCAAAACTGCCAGTGGGCCATGTTCTTGCGCAACCATGACGAGCTGACCCTGGAAATGGTCTCCGACGAGGAGCGCGACTACATGTACCGGGTCTACGCCAAGGACCGCAAAGCCCGCATCAACCTGGGCATCCGCCGCCGGCTCGCGCCGCTGATGCTCGGCAGCCGCCGCCGCATGGAGCTCATAAACTTCATCCTCTTTTCCTTTCCCGGCACGCCCATCATCTATTACGGCGACGAGATCGGCATGGGCGACAATTTCCACCTCGGCGACCGCGACGGCGTGCGCACGCCCATGCAGTGGAGCCCGGACCGCAACGCCGGATTCTCCCGGGCCAATCCCCAGAATCTCTACCTGCCCGTGGTCATCGATCCGCAATACCACTACGAAGCCGTCAACGTGGAGAACCAGGAGGCCAACCTGTCCTCCTTTCTGTGGTGGATGCGCCGGGTGATCGCCCTGCGCAAACGCCTGCCGGCCATGGGACGCGGCGAAATCGAATTTTTGCGTCCGGACAACAACAAGGTGCTCGTTTTCCTGCGCCGCCACGAGGAGGAGACGATCCTGGTCGTGGTCAACCTGTCGCGCTTTTCCCAGGTGGCCTCCCTCGACCTGTCCCGCTTCGCCGGGGCGTCGCCGGTGGACGTCTTTTCCGGCACGCAGTTTCCGACCATAACCGAGGCCCCGTACGTGCTGCCGCTCGGGCAGTACGACTACTACTGGCTGCGGC
This window of the Solidesulfovibrio fructosivorans JJ] genome carries:
- a CDS encoding ComF family protein, which gives rise to MGLFRAGLPRLAGWLARAMLFACDRCQACSGLLPVRDGPHPVCPLCAARLTPRLGGYCPRCGELAADPAAPPQLCPECLRQGRSWDGFAFHGPYEGLLRDMVLGFKFHGRLGQGRVLAELTADAYARAAARTGPGAMDPAGPDVIVPVPLYPRRLAWRGFNQSLELARELSRRLARPVAVNALARIRDTTPQSQLPGSKRLRNIQGAFAAAPEIVSGRAALLVDDVMTTGATVETAARALRLAGAERVDVVVVAR
- a CDS encoding SagB/ThcOx family dehydrogenase, producing the protein MDRRTFLLAAGVMAASCGTPGLGLAASGVALPPPAIPGGKTLEEALQKRQSRRQFDARPLPEAVLSGLLWAANGVNRPEIGKHTAPTAMNRQEIAVYVAKADGLFLYEPKDHALSRVKDADLRAATGKQAFAATAPVDLVYVADMAKVAGSTPEEKLFYAGTDTGFVSQNVYLYCAAMDLATVVRASIDTAALASAMGLPATSRITLAQTVGYPNV
- a CDS encoding DUF169 domain-containing protein, which produces MEELSYQEMQHVLMDELRLMHYPIAVKYFFDQAELDDFKERVSYYLPAKALTFCQAEIGARMEGITVLMGKEQLGCSNAKCVFGWKDIDAAEFKSHIKYCESLEQAERFVRSKPRMKEGLLAAAVSPLADAAFPPDVVHFYCDNMQAYHLVVDWMAVMDKHPLRPNMTMNSAACAGNVYVYNSGEANVFLACSGSYNAGKTERGEINVAIPGKDIGRVVARLKARKEREGGAAITRIGHPFPGADICKNCPLIVFKKAKDPAAATD
- a CDS encoding flavodoxin family protein, with translation MTPGPAATVFLCGPRPGGNADAAGLAFARGLREKGIAAQVVALRDERIAPCRGCGACLAAGHRCPLDTEGDAAEALFAHVRESPLLAFASPIYFYHVPALFKAFIDRAQRHWAVRSAGEAGEAEPSVLPDVRVLLVAGRPRGEKLFAGTLLSLKYFLWPFYRALAEPCLFRGYDAPGDLAGDVAAVKQAAGYGRDAAHGAF
- a CDS encoding tetratricopeptide repeat-containing diguanylate cyclase, with the translated sequence MPAASVTQRDLIANEQFLRDVFSRFLSFKTHSLFFPRDDDGLIAGFGPGHDQAVHLPAERKVLVPLAASDRLLGVFVARGASLGAPRTMLALLPRIAAMALEEIRLRHAATSDALTGLANADALTSVLTREIELVQDRILPGSASLVDPGLTGLRGGFGLVVLDVDHFSRLAARHGFVAAEGNLAEAGALLRRLCPEGGLAARLHDDLFGLFLPGATASRCREAAEGIVREVSRLTFETPATGESHALTASAGCVAYPQDMRGGQFVAPPAEQARVLLRKAKKALAVAKDLGRNQAMAFHRILAEGGVVLEALPLSRYAVSLGRFVDAEAGQRFLVWSPRHEGAHDIRKSDGERVSGRSPTMIKGEIALLEVGEDLAFAETLQCNDPGWAIEPGDRLLLAADSDEAGHAAAPDGPPKKDPATGLFSHADFLRQTAADREKRQTFSMALVLLPDPASEPRAGRPAEADVAEAAAVCRAHFGQAAVGGRFSSSKLVFYLPDREPAGLAEAAEAVLAGLGERLGGTAAVGVAGYPFLNHTRADVPENCRKALDHALLLPRGPKTAVFDTLSLTVSGDRHFAMGDIYAAMEEYKQALLADEGNTLARNSLGICLARLGRLDTARAEFDRVIGRDAKNTMALYNLGCVCRRLGENAAARKAFQKCLRANPGHIYSLLRLGRMSEEDKRFTTALKYYKRAMAAPGGAPLTLRHLARLAFKRGRNEEAREHLHQALLHDPKDAVSLHLMAKLYLKEGQDPAIAEAMARQAVALRPERTEFWQALARALTAQGRDGEARDALARAEGI
- a CDS encoding MBL fold metallo-hydrolase produces the protein MDIKTFPIGPLETNCYIAVAGSAAIAVDVGGKPTAVAQFLEEKGLALEAVLLTHLHCDHLYGVGELAGAFGAPVFAGAADASLLEIEIGRGGFMGLPQVPEFSYEPIAPGERTFLGQPCRVLATPGHSPGSLSYYFPEAGTVFVGDLLFYRSIGRTDFAGGDYDQLMASVREKIFVLPEATLVYPGHGPATSVGDEMRHNPFFSEYAR
- a CDS encoding PAS domain-containing protein codes for the protein MLAALWEAAGDIVVVIDAVGRLAAINESGLRLLGQTREQAVGSDWFDLALPPKDNDNARILHRALLDGELSPKDLTQNQTIRTALGWRRLRWGLGLIDGPDGQPAMVLACGRDVDAQSQLEAAVREKEAEYRDILDAANDAIFIQDPATGQILDANERAVSLYGYGVDELRRITPDGLSAGTPPHTGAAALAKLDQARRGQPQLFEWLARDKTGRLFWTEVNLRHAVVRGQDRIIAVVRDITERKNAERALRESEKKFRQLAETIGEVFWLASPDVKRIFYVSPAYETLWGRPPVSLYASPQSWLDSVHPEDRDKVLDHMTRLASGPPARGIFPDFRVVRDDGSVRWVQARYFPVIGDSGGVSRLAGTLEDITDRVQTRLELERVNERLEDMVRKRTQTLNRMNEELIHEVLERREAEASMARAKEAAEAASRAKSAFLANISHEIRTPMNGILGMAQILGQTGLSDDQKEFLKDIEGSASSLLALINDLLDFSRIEAERVELAHEAFGLRAVLASVEAAMGAPAREKGLELSVDISPDVPDMLLGDADRLRQVLTNLVGNAIKFTDHGGVVVQAQCVEACRPAEAITRGMRQELLFSVSDTGIGILPEDTSRIFEAFTQADGSYTRRFGGTGLGLAITRRLVALMGGELGVDSVPDQGSVFTFSLTFELEPLSPRH